The segment CTTGACAACAAATTAGCTATAGCACTCACAAAGAACCCGGTCTTCCATGGTCGCAGCAAGCATATACACAAACGATATCACTTTATCCGAGAGTGCATTGAGAACGAGCTAGTCGACGTCCAACACATACCAGGAGCTGAACAAAAGGCAGATATTCTAACTAAAGCATTAGGAAGAATCAAGTTCAAGGAAATGAAAGATCTTGTGGGAGTTCAAGATGTTGAAGAAGCTAACTTCAAGTTTAAAGGGGAGAATGTTACAGATAAACATGAAGTTAACTTAGAGAAGAAGTTAAAGCAATCCTAATGTATTTAGGAAAGTTACTTCCTAAGAGTTTAGGAAATATGGAAACATTAATctctatatatagtatatgcGAGAGTGTTGCATAACACATGAGTTTTAGAGATTGAGATTGAGAACTTAACTTTTGAGAAGTTTCTTAAGTTAATAAAGAAGAGTTTCTTTATATTGAGTTCATATATAATCTAAGGCTTATAGAGTGGTGAGAATCAAAAAGAGGATAGATAAGTTTGGGGGAAGATAAGGGATGTGAAGAGCTACATTAATTAATTCGATTTGATGAATCATTGTTGTGGATGGGAGCCTTTATACGGCGACTTGGAACGTGCGGTGAGGTTAGGATAACAGTAGACGAAGAGATGGGACACCGCCTGTAGATAGAAGATAAGTTTGTTCGTAAATTTTTGTGGGTTGAGAATGGGCTTATGTTACACAAACAATACTTAAAAAACTCGGGCCTGAAAAATGCATACGGATTGGTTTTGCTTTGTCCAATTTGTAAAGGACGTGGAGTTTAAGCAAACGTGGCAACTCATAAGTGGTGTGAATTAAATGCCGACGTGGAGGGCCTCCTTGATGAggatattttctttttagttattGTATGATGatatgatttatataaataaataatttaaaatacaatcacTATTTTTGTGATACATTTTAAGTGATTTAATATGCACTTCTTTTGTAGTGCGTATACAGTGTTTTTTCAGCCAATTTTTGATATGAAAAGCCCATCAAAACGATATAGATAACgaaaaggaggaggaggagaattttatttatattctcTAACAAAAAAGGCGACGATAATGGCGATTTTCTAGGGTCTCAAATATGTTTCATGGATGGGATCCTGGTACTGATGGGGAAATTGGGATTTGCAGGGAGATCTTTCTTCCTTTCGCGATCGGCAGGGTATGGAATCAAGATGGATTTGTGGTGATACGGATTTTGGGAGTTATGGAGGTTCAATTGGGTAATGATTTCGGATCGGTGGAAATCTGGAATTGGGAGACTCAATCATGGAAGATTCGAGGTAAGGCTCTTGTTATCTTCACAACGAGAACCTTCCTTCTCCTAGTgggggatttttttttctataagtCGATTCTGTGACTATGGAGTTTGGAAAGTCTGGATTTGGGTTTTCAATACTGATGGAAAGTTGGAAACTTTGATTTCGTTAAGCAATCGGATGATTACGATTTTACGAATCAAGTGGAATGGAGGGGTTATTTATGGCCTAGATTTCAAGATCAATATCGATTCGAGTTTGTATCAATATATAAGGGAATGGGTCTTGAGCTATAGATTCATATTTTCAAAGTTCTTTTTTTCTATCTTACGAAACTGGTGGGTGCTTATTCCTTTTCTGGCGACTATGAATCAGGGTCAACTTGTGGGAAAGGGGGGCGTTTCAACGACTGGAGAAGGGGTCCGCAAAAAGCTGAAGGTTTCTGTTCCCCACTTTGACAACTCTGATTTGATCAAGAGTTATGCTATGACCTTGATTGGGCGGTGCATGAACCCGGAGAAACAAAAGATTGGTGCGCTATTGGTGATGATTCCGAAGATATGGAAGGTGGAGGAGAGGGTGACGGGTGCAGATTTGGGAAAGGGGATGTTCCAGTTCCATTTTGAGAAGGAGGAGGACATTGAAGCGGTTTTGGAGTCACAACCATACCATTTTGATTACTGGATGATCTCAGTGGCTCGGTGGCAGCCAAGAATGTCAAGAACTTTCCCATCAGAAATTCCTTTTTGGATCAAAGTGGAGGGTCTCCCAACAGAGTTCTGGTCAACACCAGCATTTCAGAGCATCGGAGATGCGAGTGGCGAGACAACGGACGTGGATTTGGACTATGGAAAGATGCGTGTCGTGGTTGATGGCTTTAAGGAGCTAACATTGGAGACAACTGTGGAGTTCAAAGGGGGAGAATTTTATGATGAGGAAGAGGTGTCGGTTTCTCTTAAATACGAGAAACTGTTTGGCTTCTGTAAACTCTGTTTTAGTCTCTGTCACGAGGAAGATCTATGCCCACTGAATCCAAAGAGcacagagaagaagaaagatatcAGAGATGAGCCGGTGGGCAGGAGAGAGGA is part of the Brassica napus cultivar Da-Ae unplaced genomic scaffold, Da-Ae ScsIHWf_1110;HRSCAF=1577, whole genome shotgun sequence genome and harbors:
- the LOC111199965 gene encoding uncharacterized protein LOC111199965 translates to MNQGQLVGKGGVSTTGEGVRKKLKVSVPHFDNSDLIKSYAMTLIGRCMNPEKQKIGALLVMIPKIWKVEERVTGADLGKGMFQFHFEKEEDIEAVLESQPYHFDYWMISVARWQPRMSRTFPSEIPFWIKVEGLPTEFWSTPAFQSIGDASGETTDVDLDYGKMRVVVDGFKELTLETTVEFKGGEFYDEEEVSVSLKYEKLFGFCKLCFSLCHEEDLCPLNPKSTEKKKDIRDEPVGRREDRARSYRGVVINGEC